The sequence below is a genomic window from Thermostichus vulcanus str. 'Rupite'.
GGGGAAGAGCCTTGCGCTTGGCGGCAGAAGCTGCGGGGGAGGGATCTCTAACGGAATCGGCCCAGAAACATCTGTTGGACCATCGCAAATTGGCTCCCTGGATGGCAACGTTTTTGGCATTGGGCTATACGGGTGGCATTTTGTCGTTGGTGATGCAAGGGGAACCGCTGTTGAACAGCCCCCATTTTTGGACGGGATCCCTGGTGTTACTGTTGTTGGGGGTGAATGGGGCTTTGTCGCTCACGGGCTTTGGAGGCAATCGCGCTGCGTTGCGAACCACCCATGCCTATGTGGGCAGCCTGATTCTCTGTGTGCTGGTTGCCCATGCGGCGTTGGGGATCAAGTTGGGCCTGTCTTTGTAGTCCTCGGTGTAATTTGATC
It includes:
- a CDS encoding DUF4079 domain-containing protein, whose protein sequence is MNLSSLALPDLSAGSDRLTAALQPVAQLFAGLDLPQPIVQWGHPLMMGIVVVVMGSFVGLTGWRGRALRLAAEAAGEGSLTESAQKHLLDHRKLAPWMATFLALGYTGGILSLVMQGEPLLNSPHFWTGSLVLLLLGVNGALSLTGFGGNRAALRTTHAYVGSLILCVLVAHAALGIKLGLSL